A window from Chromatiaceae bacterium encodes these proteins:
- a CDS encoding phosphoenolpyruvate synthase, which yields MCKWFPGIFGRASHWLLVATPLAAVALAETAPAVPDGSDYRSWIEQMKQAQRGPFERIRWFCADGAVLPPGESVCKEHGGGVQHGEWNARAKVLRAEGFLIANLLADVHPDDFVGDTANLDALRQILLEQFLIVSDDGWVFRQARFYRGAVQVEDEQSGASRLLMAMLADPNWLTPSRFVLLRESVRLLPVSAEPRLGSEIRQMAIDIADTDADFAPLRVKIHGIPDAGDAEMVRRYAKSKGKAQLAGQYASLATKLDALNAPQTAVRRLESLAAETRNAALKNQLQAAAKRLEETPAASERAVIAAALSADWRRQIESDGAMKPLNRLRLLLASLAIEQEVFAVGNRLTEQSPDAPRAMRLAWLQALADALYGSGLLSERQRAAIARQIADTSKADTLDVTDYANSLRYLARVPQWAQQLMEFQFGTTVQRWSRLTPIAAHLVPDRLRGSPLLVYTRVLDGLVQDSNALIGVRHQLFGEPVGTGLRALNPGLRRGVLLLPPDDGDFRRDGIYLLPSTTPELPPVAGILTRGEGSSLSHVQLLARNLGIPNVVIDEARISQIMPHVGQPIVLAVSPRGAVEISRDDEHWQTIFGREAIGEDVVIQPDLGKLDLKRTDLLALSDVRASDSGRIVGPKAANLGELRSNYPAAVNPGVVIPFGVFRRVLEQPLEPGGPSVFSWMRSEYPRIHAIDDAGMRQQEIDRFLSRLRDWITTSDPGVTFRGELRDKMDEVFGDAETVGVFVRSDTNVEDLPGFTGAGLNLTLPNVVGFDAVVDAIRRVWASPFTARAYAWRQSHMTQPEHVYPAVLLLKTFASEKSGVLVTADVDTGDRQWLSIAVGEGVGGAVDGQPVEELRVRRSDGRVRLLAQANAPTRAQPATQGGIRQVPASGHDDVLSAAEIEQLRALADDVERRFPMPGVDGGGAAPADIEFGFADGRLALFQIRPFVESTRARRSAYLIGMDRRNADAERLTVDLSVKPGSP from the coding sequence ATGTGTAAATGGTTCCCTGGGATATTTGGAAGAGCATCGCATTGGCTGCTCGTGGCTACTCCACTGGCTGCGGTTGCGTTGGCCGAAACGGCGCCCGCGGTACCGGACGGCAGCGACTATCGCAGCTGGATCGAACAGATGAAACAGGCGCAGCGCGGTCCGTTTGAGCGCATTCGCTGGTTCTGTGCCGATGGCGCCGTGCTGCCGCCGGGCGAGTCGGTGTGCAAGGAACACGGCGGTGGCGTGCAGCACGGTGAGTGGAATGCGCGCGCCAAGGTGTTGCGAGCGGAAGGATTCCTGATTGCCAACCTGCTGGCCGATGTCCATCCCGACGATTTCGTCGGTGACACTGCAAATCTGGACGCACTGCGTCAGATCCTCCTCGAACAGTTTCTGATCGTGAGCGATGACGGCTGGGTGTTTCGCCAGGCACGTTTCTATCGCGGTGCGGTGCAGGTGGAGGACGAGCAGTCCGGCGCGAGTCGACTGCTGATGGCGATGCTGGCAGATCCTAACTGGCTGACGCCATCGCGTTTCGTGCTGCTGCGCGAGTCCGTCCGTCTGTTGCCGGTCAGCGCCGAACCCCGTCTCGGTAGCGAGATACGCCAAATGGCGATCGACATCGCCGATACCGATGCCGATTTCGCCCCCTTGCGCGTGAAGATCCATGGCATCCCCGATGCCGGCGACGCCGAGATGGTGCGCCGCTACGCAAAAAGCAAGGGGAAGGCTCAGCTGGCAGGGCAATACGCCAGTCTGGCCACAAAGCTGGATGCATTGAACGCGCCGCAGACGGCCGTACGACGACTCGAATCGTTGGCTGCGGAAACGCGCAACGCCGCGTTGAAGAACCAGCTGCAGGCTGCAGCGAAGCGCCTGGAGGAGACGCCTGCTGCATCCGAGCGCGCCGTGATTGCCGCTGCGCTGAGTGCCGACTGGCGGCGCCAGATCGAGTCCGACGGCGCGATGAAGCCGCTCAACCGCCTGCGCCTGCTACTCGCGAGTCTGGCCATCGAACAAGAGGTATTTGCGGTCGGCAATCGGCTGACCGAACAGAGCCCTGATGCGCCGCGCGCCATGCGGCTGGCATGGCTGCAGGCGCTCGCCGACGCGCTGTATGGCAGCGGGCTGTTGTCGGAGCGACAGCGTGCCGCAATCGCCCGGCAGATCGCCGACACATCGAAAGCCGACACGCTTGACGTCACCGACTACGCGAACAGCCTGCGCTACCTGGCGCGCGTCCCGCAGTGGGCGCAGCAGCTGATGGAATTCCAGTTTGGGACGACCGTACAGCGCTGGTCGCGGCTCACGCCTATCGCCGCACACCTGGTGCCCGATCGTCTGCGCGGCAGTCCCCTGCTGGTGTACACGCGCGTGCTCGATGGCTTGGTGCAGGATTCGAACGCGCTGATCGGCGTTCGTCATCAATTGTTTGGCGAGCCCGTGGGTACCGGCCTGCGCGCGCTCAACCCCGGCTTGCGGCGCGGCGTGCTGCTATTGCCACCGGACGACGGCGACTTCCGCCGCGACGGCATCTACCTGCTGCCATCGACCACGCCGGAACTGCCGCCGGTCGCCGGTATCCTGACCCGCGGCGAAGGCAGTTCGCTGTCTCATGTGCAGTTGCTGGCGCGCAACCTCGGCATCCCCAATGTGGTGATCGACGAGGCCCGGATCTCTCAGATCATGCCGCACGTCGGTCAACCTATCGTGTTGGCGGTCAGTCCGCGCGGCGCTGTCGAGATCAGCCGCGATGACGAACATTGGCAGACGATCTTCGGGCGCGAGGCGATAGGCGAAGACGTGGTCATCCAGCCCGACCTCGGCAAGCTCGACCTGAAGCGCACGGACCTGTTGGCGCTGAGCGATGTTCGCGCCAGCGATTCCGGGCGCATCGTCGGGCCCAAGGCGGCCAACCTCGGCGAGTTGCGCAGCAACTACCCAGCGGCGGTGAATCCTGGCGTGGTTATCCCGTTCGGCGTGTTTCGCCGCGTGCTCGAGCAACCGCTGGAACCCGGCGGCCCGTCGGTATTCAGCTGGATGCGCAGCGAATACCCGCGCATCCATGCGATCGACGACGCAGGGATGCGGCAACAGGAGATCGACCGTTTTCTGTCGCGACTGCGTGATTGGATCACCACGTCCGACCCCGGTGTGACGTTCCGCGGCGAACTGCGGGACAAGATGGACGAGGTGTTCGGCGATGCGGAAACCGTCGGCGTGTTTGTGCGTAGCGACACCAACGTCGAGGATCTGCCGGGATTCACCGGTGCAGGCCTGAACCTGACGCTGCCGAACGTGGTCGGCTTCGATGCCGTGGTCGATGCGATCCGCCGGGTCTGGGCATCGCCGTTTACAGCGCGCGCCTATGCCTGGCGCCAGTCGCATATGACTCAGCCGGAGCACGTCTATCCGGCGGTGTTGTTGCTCAAGACCTTCGCTTCGGAGAAGTCCGGTGTGCTGGTGACGGCCGATGTCGACACGGGTGACCGGCAGTGGCTGAGCATCGCGGTCGGCGAAGGGGTGGGCGGCGCAGTGGATGGTCAGCCGGTCGAGGAGCTGCGCGTGCGGCGCAGCGACGGCCGGGTACGTCTGCTTGCCCAGGCCAATGCGCCGACGCGCGCGCAACCGGCAACGCAGGGCGGTATTCGACAGGTTCCGGCCAGCGGCCATGACGACGTGCTGAGCGCGGCCGAGATCGAGCAGCTGCGGGCACTCGCCGACGACGTCGAACGACGGTTCCCAATGCCCGGTGTGGACGGCGGTGGTGCGGCGCCCGCGGATATCGAGTTTGGCTTTGCAGACGGCAGATTGGCACTGTTCCAGATCAGGCCGTTTGTCGAGAGCACGCGCGCGCGTCGCAGCGCTTACCTGATTGGCATGGACCGACGCAATGCCGATGCGGAACGACTTACCGTGGACCTGAGCGTCAAGCCGGGCTCGCCATAG
- a CDS encoding nucleoside 2-deoxyribosyltransferase: protein MNKPIDRAVAKQEIERINEALEKPLLLIGGLAVQQYYPARVSKDIDLVCEFDVAQRLLDQLYPSKDWKVKDHQSDDYRPSYRIQHKVEDKGTIIFGPKIVERKPYEYLDWGYLAEFAKPFSGREGKQLSNINVPSAEALAYTKLISFLGRNGNEVKIAQDLKDMVNLTNHDEFSSSRFYDLIRRSEAETVLFEDFRRKSSEYSDIISQSSLHALAPLFFASTIIKEAKDRGKQRSSKMAIYVAAPHKNIARNTSIAKTIESLGILPLVPYDVVSSKNLIEGVSDARKIRNVCIEAINKSQLIVVDLDKYGLDTAWEIGYAEGKGIRVIGYNEDEGATTNERFINRRTYDQNFMHGWQSQVIFDDLEPLANFCRDRIVYICGSFSNQSVEQLRSSALESESERVIYPKEYVDTQNLLPNDYPFAERAETNRLLESSDVVVVMLPRYGMDASWQIGYATALGKEVVGILLTDDAKEFGKASFWDHWMHGWKSKLRATGTYQLMEIINGINDD, encoded by the coding sequence ATGAATAAACCAATAGATCGGGCAGTAGCGAAACAGGAAATTGAGCGAATTAACGAAGCGCTTGAGAAGCCCTTACTCCTGATTGGGGGGCTGGCGGTCCAACAATACTATCCGGCAAGGGTCTCAAAAGACATCGATTTGGTATGCGAGTTTGACGTTGCGCAAAGACTTCTTGACCAGTTGTATCCGTCCAAGGACTGGAAGGTTAAGGACCATCAAAGTGATGACTACAGGCCTTCATATCGAATTCAGCATAAAGTGGAAGATAAAGGAACAATCATATTTGGCCCGAAGATAGTTGAAAGAAAACCATATGAGTATTTAGACTGGGGATACCTGGCGGAATTTGCGAAGCCGTTTTCTGGAAGAGAGGGAAAGCAACTTAGCAATATCAACGTACCTTCTGCGGAAGCGCTTGCATATACAAAGCTAATTTCATTTCTGGGTCGCAACGGAAATGAAGTGAAAATTGCTCAAGATTTGAAAGACATGGTGAATTTAACGAATCATGACGAGTTTTCGTCTTCAAGGTTCTACGATTTGATTAGGAGGTCCGAGGCAGAGACCGTGCTATTTGAGGACTTCAGGAGGAAGTCGTCAGAGTACTCAGATATAATATCCCAAAGTTCTTTGCATGCACTCGCTCCATTATTTTTTGCAAGTACAATAATTAAGGAAGCCAAGGACCGAGGAAAGCAAAGAAGTAGCAAAATGGCAATATACGTCGCCGCACCACATAAGAATATTGCGCGCAACACATCCATTGCAAAAACTATCGAAAGTTTAGGCATACTCCCATTAGTCCCTTACGATGTTGTTTCGTCGAAGAATCTAATCGAAGGCGTTAGTGATGCGCGTAAAATACGAAATGTATGCATCGAGGCAATAAACAAATCTCAATTAATTGTCGTTGACCTGGACAAATATGGTCTAGATACCGCCTGGGAGATTGGGTATGCAGAAGGGAAGGGGATACGTGTTATTGGATATAATGAAGACGAGGGCGCCACGACGAATGAACGGTTTATAAACAGAAGGACATACGATCAGAATTTCATGCATGGGTGGCAGAGTCAAGTTATCTTTGACGATCTTGAACCACTTGCTAATTTCTGCAGGGATAGGATTGTTTACATTTGTGGATCGTTTAGCAATCAGAGTGTCGAGCAACTTCGGTCATCAGCTTTAGAGTCCGAATCGGAGAGAGTGATCTACCCAAAGGAGTATGTGGATACGCAAAATTTGTTACCGAATGACTACCCTTTCGCAGAGCGCGCAGAAACAAATAGACTGCTCGAATCATCAGATGTTGTCGTAGTTATGCTGCCCAGATATGGCATGGATGCCTCATGGCAAATTGGGTATGCCACAGCCCTGGGCAAGGAAGTAGTGGGAATATTGCTAACAGATGATGCAAAGGAATTTGGCAAGGCATCTTTTTGGGACCATTGGATGCATGGCTGGAAGAGCAAGCTTCGCGCGACAGGAACTTATCAGTTGATGGAGATAATCAACGGCATTAATGATGACTAA
- a CDS encoding ImmA/IrrE family metallo-endopeptidase, which produces MANSKQVEKILDRLGEVGFSEAYVRSLLPSWWDDSAASSPAGLSEFNLALSRNLGVEVEGLSAVDPRVEFRLPHVRKLKRSVRYNDAQLTPAVSVALSAARVAVQCVANRYTPLPSAERLRREILSDGNIKYLSLRALIRTCWNHGIPVLHVSRFPDGMPKMDGLAVVISGRPAIVLSKSTSFSAWMGFVLAHEMGHVACDHCADGEMIVDESLDETTYGDDTQDEQERQADNYAMALLAGGYDVSDLIDHANSPEELARVAMETQRHEGIDAGHLILKFAYQTKEWPLAIATLKAVDTKGRAIADILEAMRYELDADSVSKSSLAFLYRACGIPVVD; this is translated from the coding sequence GACCGACTTGGCGAAGTGGGATTCTCCGAGGCTTACGTTCGATCCTTACTTCCCTCGTGGTGGGATGATTCAGCCGCGAGCAGTCCAGCCGGCCTTTCCGAATTCAATCTCGCGCTCTCCAGGAACCTTGGAGTGGAGGTTGAAGGGCTGTCTGCGGTAGATCCGCGAGTCGAATTCAGGCTGCCCCATGTAAGGAAGCTCAAGCGCAGCGTTCGGTATAACGATGCGCAACTTACCCCGGCTGTATCCGTTGCGTTGTCAGCGGCACGTGTGGCGGTACAGTGTGTTGCTAACCGATACACGCCATTGCCCTCTGCGGAGCGGCTTCGTCGGGAAATCCTCAGTGACGGCAATATCAAGTATCTCTCGTTGAGGGCTTTGATCAGAACTTGCTGGAACCACGGTATACCAGTTTTGCATGTTTCTCGATTCCCTGACGGAATGCCAAAAATGGATGGCCTCGCAGTGGTCATTTCTGGCCGACCAGCGATAGTTTTGTCAAAAAGCACTTCTTTCAGCGCCTGGATGGGTTTCGTACTTGCCCATGAAATGGGCCATGTTGCGTGTGATCACTGTGCTGACGGGGAGATGATCGTTGATGAGTCGCTAGATGAAACAACCTACGGCGACGACACGCAGGACGAACAAGAGCGGCAAGCGGACAACTACGCGATGGCGTTGCTTGCTGGCGGCTACGATGTCAGCGATCTGATAGATCATGCAAATAGCCCAGAGGAACTCGCGCGTGTCGCTATGGAAACTCAGCGGCACGAGGGGATTGATGCTGGACATCTGATCCTCAAATTTGCCTATCAGACCAAGGAGTGGCCACTAGCAATCGCTACACTTAAGGCCGTCGATACGAAAGGGAGGGCAATTGCAGACATACTTGAAGCGATGCGCTACGAACTCGATGCGGATTCGGTTTCAAAAAGTTCGCTCGCTTTCCTTTATCGAGCCTGTGGTATACCAGTAGTTGACTGA
- a CDS encoding bifunctional acetate--CoA ligase family protein/GNAT family N-acetyltransferase: MAVRNLEKLFKPRRIALLGGCDRPDNLGRQCLRNILNGGFEGVVYPVSQECEAIHGIATYSDVSVLPKVPDLAIICGPAATVPTAVERCGEAGIVGVLILSGGFREAGERGRLIEQELNRVVARYPGMRVVGPNSLGIIRPALGLNASHAVAMPKAGHLAFISESRALCNSMMDWATERGIGFSTFIAPGNCIDVGWGDLIDYFGNDPETRAIILYVQTIDAARRFMSAARAFALTKPIVAYKAGRFAESAQAVASHTGAMVAEDAVYDAALQRCGIVRVPELDDVFDVAELLASQRLPKGARLAVVSNAGGPAIIAADALISRGGVLAELGEETVARLEEILPPVGSHRNPVDLLDSAPPERYEQVLPVLLADKNIDGLLVIFAIQSGSDATDTARVVAQVSARSHIPVLAAWMGGEQVRRAVQVLNEAGLPTHPSPEQAVRAFMHLVSYARNLGSLYETPREIPVPIGLNRRNLRKRLQPLLSRGEGYLTENQAKSFLRAYQIPVCETCVATDEDEAVAVAERIGYPVVLKVLSPNILHKLDVGGVQLNLGDAAAVRAAYKGIVCESQARCTGASIKGVSVQKMVTAEYGLELILGAKKDPTFGAVIMVGMGGVATGVLRDRVVGLPPLNERHVRRMLESLRFWPLLNGYRGRPALHLDRLIEAIIRFSLLIADYPEIKEFDVNPLLVTVDGVTALDAAMVLDKNLPIDGRDLYPHLAIRPCPEEYVRHGRSEDGAAITLRSVRAEDEPMWHSMVADSSPESIRFRFRSLFKRPTHQMAIEHCVIDYERQIAIVAETEARGYRELAGVAQLIADANHETAEFAVLVSDPWQGRKIGGTLLDYCLELAAGWGIERIVAETDPENRRMLDTFRKRGFSAEVHIEDQVVMLERRITSVRRQTIVTRL; this comes from the coding sequence ATGGCCGTCCGCAATCTGGAAAAACTGTTCAAACCACGTCGCATCGCCCTGTTGGGGGGCTGCGACAGGCCGGACAATCTGGGTCGCCAATGCCTGCGCAACATCCTAAACGGGGGGTTCGAGGGGGTGGTCTATCCGGTCAGCCAGGAATGCGAGGCGATCCACGGCATCGCGACCTACAGCGACGTATCGGTGCTGCCCAAGGTCCCGGACCTGGCCATCATCTGTGGGCCGGCGGCGACCGTGCCCACGGCGGTCGAGCGCTGTGGCGAGGCCGGCATCGTCGGCGTGCTGATCCTTTCAGGCGGGTTCCGTGAGGCCGGTGAAAGGGGTCGCCTGATCGAGCAGGAACTGAATCGTGTCGTCGCCCGCTACCCTGGCATGCGGGTCGTGGGCCCGAATTCCCTGGGAATCATCCGCCCGGCGCTGGGGCTCAACGCCAGTCACGCCGTGGCGATGCCCAAGGCGGGCCACCTGGCCTTCATTTCCGAGTCCAGGGCCTTGTGCAACTCGATGATGGACTGGGCCACCGAGCGCGGCATCGGTTTCTCGACGTTCATCGCGCCGGGCAACTGCATCGACGTCGGCTGGGGTGATCTCATCGATTACTTCGGCAACGATCCGGAGACGCGCGCGATCATCCTCTACGTCCAGACCATCGACGCCGCCAGACGTTTTATGTCCGCGGCCCGTGCGTTCGCCCTCACCAAGCCCATCGTCGCATACAAGGCCGGGCGATTCGCCGAATCCGCCCAGGCCGTCGCCTCGCATACGGGTGCCATGGTCGCCGAGGACGCCGTCTACGATGCCGCGCTCCAGCGCTGCGGGATTGTGCGTGTCCCCGAGCTCGATGACGTCTTCGATGTCGCCGAGCTGCTGGCATCCCAGCGCCTGCCCAAGGGCGCGCGCCTGGCCGTCGTCAGCAACGCCGGAGGTCCCGCGATCATCGCCGCGGACGCGCTCATCTCCCGCGGTGGCGTGTTGGCGGAACTCGGCGAGGAGACCGTGGCCCGGCTTGAAGAGATCCTGCCGCCGGTGGGGTCGCATCGAAACCCGGTGGACCTCCTCGACAGTGCTCCCCCCGAGCGTTACGAACAGGTCCTGCCCGTGCTCCTGGCAGACAAGAACATCGACGGTCTGCTCGTGATCTTTGCGATCCAGTCGGGCAGCGACGCAACGGACACGGCACGTGTCGTGGCCCAGGTCTCGGCGCGATCGCACATCCCCGTGCTGGCCGCGTGGATGGGAGGCGAGCAGGTTCGCCGCGCCGTGCAGGTTCTCAACGAGGCAGGCCTGCCCACCCACCCGTCACCCGAGCAGGCGGTTCGGGCGTTCATGCATCTCGTGTCTTATGCGCGCAACCTCGGTTCCCTGTATGAAACCCCGCGCGAGATCCCCGTTCCTATCGGCCTGAACCGGCGCAATCTGCGCAAGCGCCTGCAACCCCTGCTATCCCGGGGCGAGGGCTACCTGACCGAGAACCAGGCCAAGAGCTTTCTGCGTGCCTACCAAATACCGGTGTGCGAGACCTGTGTCGCCACGGACGAAGATGAGGCGGTGGCCGTCGCGGAACGGATCGGTTATCCAGTGGTTCTCAAGGTCCTTTCACCGAACATCCTGCACAAGCTCGACGTCGGCGGTGTCCAGCTCAATCTCGGCGATGCGGCCGCGGTGCGCGCGGCCTACAAGGGTATAGTCTGCGAGAGTCAGGCCCGCTGTACGGGCGCCTCGATCAAGGGCGTGTCGGTACAGAAGATGGTCACCGCCGAATACGGGCTCGAACTCATTCTCGGCGCCAAGAAAGACCCGACCTTCGGCGCCGTGATCATGGTCGGTATGGGCGGCGTTGCGACGGGCGTCCTCCGCGACCGTGTCGTGGGGCTGCCGCCGCTCAACGAGCGCCATGTCCGCCGCATGCTGGAGTCTTTGCGTTTCTGGCCGCTGCTGAACGGTTACCGGGGTCGGCCCGCGCTGCACCTGGACCGGCTGATTGAGGCCATTATCCGGTTCTCCCTGCTGATCGCCGATTACCCGGAGATAAAGGAATTCGATGTCAATCCGCTGCTGGTCACCGTAGATGGGGTGACGGCATTGGATGCCGCCATGGTGCTGGACAAGAACCTGCCAATCGACGGGCGCGACCTGTATCCCCACTTGGCCATCCGGCCGTGTCCGGAAGAGTACGTCCGCCATGGCCGGAGCGAGGACGGTGCCGCCATCACGCTTCGCTCGGTGCGTGCCGAGGACGAGCCGATGTGGCATAGCATGGTCGCGGACTCCTCGCCCGAATCGATCCGCTTCCGCTTCCGCTCCTTGTTCAAGAGGCCAACGCACCAAATGGCGATAGAGCATTGCGTAATCGACTACGAGCGCCAGATTGCCATCGTTGCCGAGACAGAGGCGCGTGGTTACCGCGAGCTTGCCGGGGTCGCCCAACTGATTGCCGACGCCAATCACGAGACGGCCGAATTCGCGGTGCTGGTGTCCGACCCCTGGCAGGGGCGGAAGATCGGCGGGACCCTGCTGGATTACTGTCTCGAACTGGCCGCCGGATGGGGGATCGAACGGATCGTGGCCGAGACGGACCCGGAAAATAGGCGCATGTTGGACACCTTCCGCAAACGTGGATTCAGCGCCGAGGTGCATATCGAGGACCAGGTGGTGATGTTGGAGCGGCGGATTACGTCGGTACGGCGGCAGACCATCGTTACGCGCCTTTAA
- a CDS encoding bis-aminopropyl spermidine synthase family protein, which yields MAKDWDLREAINAVSDVVANRPRPIREFDQIYMKVADMVIQAHFVAQRFAGKSVAFIGDGDAIGLSVMHLGELGIFEEYPRCITLLDFDERIVNSVLRFSSKYGFPDKMDAELYNVTDALPRKHLGKFDCFYTNPPWGASNGGESVLLFLERGIEAVNERGEGAIVIADDPELAWTQDVLGASQRRASELGFLVAELIPQLHLYHLDDNPNLRSCTCLFRRFEDKSGHHSSGAADHLRLANFYGRDNPLTIKYVREHADLNYGNAPDGTYYLEEIAE from the coding sequence TTGGCTAAGGACTGGGACCTTCGGGAAGCAATCAACGCAGTGTCAGACGTCGTCGCGAACCGGCCTAGACCGATTCGCGAATTCGACCAGATCTATATGAAAGTAGCTGATATGGTGATACAAGCGCATTTCGTCGCGCAACGTTTCGCCGGAAAAAGTGTCGCCTTCATTGGAGATGGGGATGCTATCGGCCTTTCTGTGATGCACCTTGGCGAGCTCGGCATCTTTGAGGAATACCCAAGGTGCATCACCCTGCTCGATTTTGATGAACGCATCGTCAACTCGGTGCTTAGGTTTTCCAGTAAGTACGGCTTCCCGGACAAAATGGACGCCGAGCTTTACAACGTGACGGATGCATTGCCGCGAAAACATCTTGGCAAGTTCGATTGCTTCTATACGAACCCACCCTGGGGGGCAAGCAATGGGGGAGAAAGCGTCCTATTGTTTCTAGAACGAGGCATTGAGGCCGTTAACGAACGCGGCGAAGGTGCGATTGTGATTGCCGACGATCCGGAACTTGCATGGACGCAGGACGTGCTAGGAGCCAGTCAGCGGCGAGCAAGTGAACTGGGCTTCCTTGTGGCAGAGTTGATCCCCCAGCTGCACCTTTATCACCTAGATGACAACCCCAATTTAAGGTCGTGTACTTGCCTGTTTCGGAGATTCGAAGACAAATCTGGGCATCATTCATCCGGCGCAGCTGACCACCTGAGGCTTGCGAACTTTTATGGCCGAGACAACCCCCTCACAATAAAGTATGTCAGGGAGCATGCAGACCTTAACTACGGCAATGCTCCTGATGGGACGTATTACCTAGAGGAAATAGCGGAGTAG
- a CDS encoding integrase family protein codes for MPEVKLTKTMVDKALPPVNKDQEFYRDTQLKGFGLRVTARGAKSFIVEKRIGRKTRRNTIGSYPALTVDQARKLAQQLLGKIASGVDPLAEKRRALAESVQLCQAFGEYLETRTLKPNTVFDYRRVMREAFPDWQKVPITTITRSMVEHRYRELGQRSKARANNAMRVLRAVLNFATARYTGDGEQPILTANPVQRLSDTKSWYPVDRKQTVIKESGFKAWFEAVLALGDEDPNSYGSVARDLLRTLVFTGLRRDEARNLRWENIDFAENTLTVPDTKNRTPHILPLPEYLLAIFQARRDSATSDFVFPGRDEAHPVVNINRHKESVVKNSGIHFSLHDLRRTFITTAESLDISIYTVKRLANHKLSKGDVTAGYVVTNVSRLRKPMQMISEHLLKLVE; via the coding sequence ATGCCCGAAGTCAAGCTGACAAAGACGATGGTGGATAAGGCACTACCGCCGGTCAACAAGGATCAAGAGTTCTATCGGGACACCCAGTTGAAAGGGTTCGGCTTGAGAGTCACCGCACGCGGGGCCAAGTCGTTCATTGTCGAAAAGCGTATCGGAAGGAAGACGCGCAGAAACACGATTGGCAGTTATCCTGCACTTACGGTCGACCAAGCCCGCAAACTGGCGCAACAACTCCTTGGAAAAATTGCTTCTGGTGTAGACCCGCTTGCGGAGAAGCGGCGCGCACTCGCGGAGTCAGTTCAGCTATGCCAAGCGTTCGGGGAGTACCTCGAAACGAGGACTCTCAAGCCGAATACGGTTTTCGATTACCGACGTGTCATGCGTGAGGCATTTCCGGACTGGCAGAAGGTACCCATAACGACCATCACTAGATCAATGGTTGAACATCGCTATCGTGAACTCGGCCAGAGAAGCAAAGCGAGAGCGAACAATGCGATGCGGGTTCTGAGGGCGGTATTGAATTTCGCCACAGCTCGCTACACGGGAGACGGTGAGCAACCAATTCTAACCGCAAACCCCGTGCAACGTCTCTCCGATACGAAGTCGTGGTACCCAGTGGACCGCAAACAGACGGTTATCAAGGAAAGCGGCTTTAAAGCCTGGTTCGAAGCAGTGCTAGCTTTGGGCGACGAAGATCCGAATAGTTACGGCAGCGTTGCACGAGACCTGCTGCGGACTTTGGTATTCACAGGCTTGCGTCGAGACGAAGCGAGGAACCTTCGTTGGGAAAATATAGACTTCGCAGAGAACACTCTGACGGTGCCTGATACAAAGAACAGAACACCCCATATCCTCCCTTTGCCCGAATATCTTCTAGCGATATTTCAGGCACGTCGTGATTCGGCCACATCCGACTTCGTGTTTCCAGGACGCGATGAGGCACATCCCGTCGTCAACATTAACCGGCACAAAGAATCTGTTGTAAAGAACTCTGGCATTCACTTCTCTCTCCACGATCTGCGGAGGACCTTCATCACGACAGCGGAGTCGCTGGATATTTCGATCTACACGGTAAAACGCCTGGCAAATCACAAACTATCAAAAGGAGACGTTACCGCAGGGTACGTTGTGACAAATGTTTCAAGACTTCGCAAACCGATGCAGATGATCTCGGAACATCTACTGAAACTCGTCGAATGA
- a CDS encoding helix-turn-helix domain-containing protein: protein MPKAARKPLITDPEALPRLVTETQASEVYGFSVAWFRYRRWAGGGPPYVKIGRSVRYPKDELHRYFTQRPLLHSTGEPQESAD from the coding sequence ATGCCCAAAGCAGCTCGAAAGCCCCTGATCACTGACCCAGAAGCACTACCGCGACTTGTGACTGAAACCCAGGCATCAGAAGTATACGGTTTTTCTGTTGCCTGGTTTCGGTATAGACGCTGGGCGGGCGGTGGGCCTCCCTACGTAAAGATCGGGCGGTCGGTACGCTACCCAAAAGATGAACTTCATAGATACTTCACCCAGCGCCCGCTGTTGCATAGCACCGGCGAACCCCAAGAAAGTGCCGACTAA